A region from the Vicia villosa cultivar HV-30 ecotype Madison, WI linkage group LG3, Vvil1.0, whole genome shotgun sequence genome encodes:
- the LOC131658650 gene encoding uncharacterized protein LOC131658650 has translation MDHSPSPLPVKKEPSELDSLKRKSRSESNDENKKKKPAPNLDDIKPQKMNTGESSRSLCGICFNSKSDPDMFKINTCNHSFCVDCISKYMDSQITNKVVKVTCPNPNCYTKLKPEHLKTYCPFEDCSIWLVNEDSGGEVVVTSCECPYCHRLFCAQCRVPWHEELRRVSKFESS, from the exons ATGGATCACTCACCCTCACCACTGCCAGTGAAAAAAGAACCCTCAGAACTAGATtcattgaagagaaaatctcGTTCAGAAAGCAATGAtgaaaataagaagaagaagccaGCCCCAAACCTTGATGATATCAAGCCACAAAAGATGAATACTGGTGAGTCCTCAAGAAGCTTATGTGGTATATGCTTTAATTCCAAATCAGATCCTGATATGTTCAAAATCAATACTTGCAACCACTCATTTTGCGTTGATTGCATTTCCAAATACATGGATTCTCAAATAACCAACAAAGTGGTTAAAGTGACTTGTCCAAATCCAAATTGTTATACGAAATTGAAGCCGGAACATTTG AAGACTTATTGTCCATTTGAGGATTGTTCTATTTGGTTGGTGAATGAGGATTCCGGCGGAGAAGTTGTTGTGACGAGCTGCGAGTGTCCATATTGTCATAGATTATTCTGTGCGCAGTGTAGGGTTCCATGGCATGAAGAATTGCGAAGAGTTTCAAAATTTGAAAGTTCCTAA